In a genomic window of Thermoproteus tenax Kra 1:
- a CDS encoding amino acid permease, with protein MPQHTLLGAAIPTGYGSITPVSGEVKNPKRNVPLAVVTVILLGGSLAALDIYAVADHIIYVGGGSSMLQLIADRFGLLTLAFVFFAALNDGILATLAFMVATSRTIYAMSYHGFLPSLFNKVHAKSGPLYAGLAAIGLYAVALYPIVATAPDLSTAFTTMGFLAMLANTVVHVSANLSLLRISLKRISKRWWELALSVAATVLTTYIALQSIGGIQPGIVSTFMGLIVLGFLVAEAREMILEGEEE; from the coding sequence TTGCCTCAGCACACACTGCTCGGCGCGGCTATTCCCACGGGCTACGGCTCTATAACGCCCGTCTCTGGCGAGGTCAAGAACCCGAAGAGAAACGTGCCGCTTGCAGTAGTGACGGTGATCTTGTTGGGGGGTAGCCTTGCGGCGCTTGATATATACGCTGTGGCAGATCACATAATTTACGTAGGAGGGGGAAGTTCGATGTTGCAACTGATAGCGGACAGATTCGGCCTCCTCACACTCGCCTTCGTGTTCTTCGCAGCGCTTAATGACGGCATTCTGGCTACACTGGCCTTCATGGTGGCTACCTCCAGAACGATCTACGCTATGTCCTATCACGGATTCCTGCCATCTCTGTTTAACAAAGTCCACGCCAAGTCGGGTCCCCTTTACGCTGGGTTGGCCGCCATAGGTCTCTATGCTGTCGCGTTATATCCGATTGTCGCAACTGCGCCTGACCTTTCAACGGCCTTCACTACGATGGGGTTCCTCGCTATGTTGGCCAACACAGTGGTCCATGTGTCGGCCAATTTGTCCCTCCTCCGTATATCGCTGAAGAGGATCTCGAAAAGATGGTGGGAGCTGGCGTTGTCCGTGGCCGCCACCGTGTTGACTACTTACATCGCTCTACAGAGCATAGGCGGAATACAGCCGGGCATCGTATCTACGTTCATGGGGCTGATCGTCTTGGGATTTCTCGTCGCAGAGGCTAGAGAAATGATACTGGAAGGCGAGGAGGAATAA